A genome region from Musa acuminata AAA Group cultivar baxijiao chromosome BXJ3-5, Cavendish_Baxijiao_AAA, whole genome shotgun sequence includes the following:
- the LOC135638913 gene encoding uncharacterized protein LOC135638913 isoform X2: MGELLQSNSRGRCKSFAASVPPGPFKPQKGKRLTKQERRTLVKSFVDKYRASNAGRFPAVTYVLRETGGSYYSLKLIVQEIEYNNKLSSLNKGTVQLRKAEDINQNSDAKEVSSTSVRDETLKSVIDSKDEPSVSLKLGIETKTSMSSSGESVGSRKEISTKDSSHDAPSPKVVKDTGNHGVSVTEERHSDHHRSSEQGFSSRTANLWGNLRSLADGIISLWRKM, translated from the exons ATGGG TGAACTACTACAATCGAATTCTAGAGGACGGTGTAAATCATTTGCTGCTTCAGTTCCCCCGGGTCCATTTAAACCACAAAAGGGCAAGAGGTTAACTAAACAAGAAAGGCGCACTTTGGTAAAGTCCTTTGTTGACAA GTATAGAGCCTCAAATGCAGGAAGATTTCCTGCAGTTACTTATGTCCTACGAGAGACTGGTGGGTCTTATTACAGTCTAAAACTGATTGTACAAGAAATAGAGTACAACAATAAGTTGTCCTCGTTAAATAAGGGGACTGTTCAGTTGCGAAAAGCAGAAGACATTAATCAAAATTCAGATGCCAAAGAAGTGTCCTCTACATCTGTCAGAGATGAAACCTTGAAATCAGTCATTGATAGCAAA gATGAACCATCAGTCTCTCTGAAATTGGGAATTGAAACAAAAACCTCAATGTCTTCTTCCGGAGAATCTGTGGGCTCCAGAAAAGAGATAAGCACTAAAGACTCTTCACATGATGCACCTTCACCAAAGGTAGTTAAAGATACAGGAAATCATGGAGTTTCGGTGACAGAGGAACGTCATAG TGATCATCATAGAAGTTCCGAGCAAGGATTTTCATCAAGGACGGCAAACTTGTGGGGAAACTTAAGGTCATTAGCAGATGGGATCATTAGCCTCTGGAGAAAAATGTAG
- the LOC103984603 gene encoding probable protein arginine N-methyltransferase 6.1, with the protein MMPDENFASSFAARWIEGPGKVSGGGGDGGGFGYWQPRTQHLPQQQQQQEGSPAIPPYTDFDRSYFRAYSDIAIHKEMIQDRVRTETYLAAIMKYRHLIFDKVVLDVGCGTGILAIFCAAAGAKRVYAVDASEIAEQARHVVEDNNLSDRVTVLFGRVEDVSINEKVDIIISEWMGYMLLHENMLPSIIFSRDKWLKPGGLILPSHASLFMAPVTYADRYHERIGFWRDVHGIKMSAMLQLAKHSSHREPHIEIIPRENVVTRPILVKDVDCYTVTIQELESVTTRFCVTSTLRAPLHGFAFWFDAAFGGPAVYPSEQHLQLPLMGPVDKISRVLCHKKQEMGSDEEIMLSTAPGKPPTHWKQTMLYLYDPMTLNKGQKIAGCVTVSQSKENRRFLDIRLEFSVGGRTRVKVAEMR; encoded by the exons ATGATGCCCGACGAGAACTTCGCCTCGTCGTTTGCGGCGCGGTGGATTGAGGGGCCGGGAAAAGTCAGTGGGGGCGGGGGAGACGGCGGCGGCTTTGGTTACTGGCAGCCTCGGACGCAGCATctgccgcagcagcagcagcagcaggagggaAGTCCGGCTATTCCGCCGTACACTGACTTCGACCGGTCTTACTTCCGCGCCTATTCTGACATCGCCATCCACAAAGAGATGATCCAG GATCGTGTGCGCACTGAGACATACTTAGCTGCTATCATGAAATATCGACATTTAATTTTTGATAAG GTTGTTTTGGATGTTGGTTGTGGTACTGGAATTCTTGCTATATTTTGTGCTGCTGCCGGTGCCAAACGG GTGTATGCAGTAGATGCAAGTGAAATTGCAGAACAG GCTAGACATGTTGTTGAAGATAACAATCTATCTGACAGGGTGACCGTTCTTTTTGGACGAGTTGAG GATGTCAGCATTAACGAGAAGGTTGACATCATAATATCTGAATGGATGGGTTACATGCTCCTACATGAG AATATGTTGCCCAGTATCATCTTTTCCAGGGACAAATGGCTTAAACCAGGAGGGCTTATTCTTCCCTCACATGCTTCG CTCTTTATGGCACCAGTTACTTATGCTGATAGATACCATGAAAGGATTGGTTTCTGGCGCGATGTTCACGGGATCAAAA TGTCTGCTATGCTGCAGCTCGCAAAACACTCTTCTCACAGAGAGCCACACATTGAAATAATTCCAAGAGAAAATGTTGTGACACGTCCGATACTT GTTAAGGATGTGGATTGCTACACTGTCACAATTCAAGAGCTTGAATCTGTAACCACAAGATTTTGTGTTACATCAACCTTGCGAG CTCCGCTGCATGGATTTGCATTTTGGTTCGATGCCGCCTTTGGAGGACCTGCAGTGTATCCTTCCGAGCAACACCTACAACTTCCCCTGATGGGTCCGGTTGACAAAATATCACGAGTTTTGTGCCATAAAAAGCAGGAAATGGGATCTGATGAAGAAATTATGCTTTCCACTGCACCTGGAAAACCTCCAACTCACTGGAAGCAG ACCATGCTGTACTTGTATGATCCCATGACGTTGAACAAAGGTCAGAAGATAGCCGGTTGTGTTACAGTGTCGCAGAGCAAGGAGAACCGGCGGTTCTTAGATATTCGCCTGGAATTCTC CGTGGGAGGACGAACTCGGGTCAAAGTGGCTGAAATGCGATGA
- the LOC135638913 gene encoding uncharacterized protein LOC135638913 isoform X1, whose product MLTAARGRAFSSSPVSSSSKWVFIGLSSELLQSNSRGRCKSFAASVPPGPFKPQKGKRLTKQERRTLVKSFVDKYRASNAGRFPAVTYVLRETGGSYYSLKLIVQEIEYNNKLSSLNKGTVQLRKAEDINQNSDAKEVSSTSVRDETLKSVIDSKDEPSVSLKLGIETKTSMSSSGESVGSRKEISTKDSSHDAPSPKVVKDTGNHGVSVTEERHSDHHRSSEQGFSSRTANLWGNLRSLADGIISLWRKM is encoded by the exons ATGCTGACTGCTGCGAGAGGACGCGCCTTCTCTTCTTCCCCAGTCTCGTCTTCCTCAAAATGGG TGTTTATTGGCCTGTCTAGTGAACTACTACAATCGAATTCTAGAGGACGGTGTAAATCATTTGCTGCTTCAGTTCCCCCGGGTCCATTTAAACCACAAAAGGGCAAGAGGTTAACTAAACAAGAAAGGCGCACTTTGGTAAAGTCCTTTGTTGACAA GTATAGAGCCTCAAATGCAGGAAGATTTCCTGCAGTTACTTATGTCCTACGAGAGACTGGTGGGTCTTATTACAGTCTAAAACTGATTGTACAAGAAATAGAGTACAACAATAAGTTGTCCTCGTTAAATAAGGGGACTGTTCAGTTGCGAAAAGCAGAAGACATTAATCAAAATTCAGATGCCAAAGAAGTGTCCTCTACATCTGTCAGAGATGAAACCTTGAAATCAGTCATTGATAGCAAA gATGAACCATCAGTCTCTCTGAAATTGGGAATTGAAACAAAAACCTCAATGTCTTCTTCCGGAGAATCTGTGGGCTCCAGAAAAGAGATAAGCACTAAAGACTCTTCACATGATGCACCTTCACCAAAGGTAGTTAAAGATACAGGAAATCATGGAGTTTCGGTGACAGAGGAACGTCATAG TGATCATCATAGAAGTTCCGAGCAAGGATTTTCATCAAGGACGGCAAACTTGTGGGGAAACTTAAGGTCATTAGCAGATGGGATCATTAGCCTCTGGAGAAAAATGTAG
- the LOC103984606 gene encoding nudix hydrolase 20, chloroplastic isoform X1, producing MACFRLPTLGIFPLRVSASSRRLARRRIRSLLKPSSCNARRFGSVAASTVQRFDWDDVVRIAEEVQEDDDPSDLRGYFEKVRHCNRGSELKSEFVPFLVEDRIVGYIHNGFLGFLLSLQSCTRFLGHLRQFKEVFTVGLHNNDCHDESHVKFHSSLITPEERTRAVGDAIKCLGELIPGTRNELYPVTSSYGMPVFFSLERAAAPYFGIKAYGVHMNGYVEMDGQKFLWIGKRSVFKQTYPGMLDHLVAGGLPYGISCKENLLKECEEEAGIPRSVSNIATSVGAVSYMDIDGCRYKRDVLFCYDLKLPVEFTPKNEDGEVDSFRLVPVSHVANVIRRTEFFKPNCSLVIIDFLFRHGFISPDNRGYLKLLQSLRSGDCS from the exons ATGGCGTGCTTTCGGCTCCCGACGTTGGGTATCTTCCCCCTCCGCGTCTCCGCCTCCTCTCGGCGCCTCGCCCGTCGAAGAATTCGGTCTCTGCTGAAACCGTCGAGTTGCAATGCGAGGCGTTTCGGCTCGGTGGCGGCTTCTACGGTCCAAAGATTCGATTGGGACGACGTCGTTCGCATCGCCGAGGAGGTCCAGGAAGACGACGACCCTTCTGATCTCCGTGGGTATTTCGAGAAAGTTCGCCACTGCAACCGTGGATCT GAATTGAAATCAGAGTTCGTTCCCTTTCTTGTCGAGGATCGGATTGTTGGTTACATACATAATGG GTTTCTGGGCTTCTTACTTAGCCTTCAATCATGTACTAGGTTTCTGGGCCACCTAAGACAGTTCAAGGAGGTTTTTACAGTTGGTTTGCACAATAATGATTGTCATGATGAAAGCCATGTTAAATTTCATTCTTCACTTATAACACCAGAGGAGAGAACGAGAGCTGTTGGAGATGCGATCAAATGCTTGGGAGAATTGATTCCAGGTACTCGGAATGAG CTATACCCTGTGACATCATCATATGGGATGCCTGTATTTTTCTCTCTAGAACGTGCCGCTGCTCCTTATTTTGGCATAAAG GCCTATGGTGTTCACATGAATGGATATGTGGAGATGGATGGACAAAAGTTCCTCTGGATTGGGAAGAGAAGTGTTTTTAAGCAAACTTATCCAGGGATGCTTGATCATCTTGTCGCTGGGGGCCTg CCATACGGAATCAGCTGCAAAGAAAACCTTCTGAAGGAATGTGAAGAGGAAGCAGGAATTCCAAGATCTGTGTCCAATAT TGCCACATCCGTTGGTGCTGTATCATACATGGACATTGATGGATGTAGATACAAAAGGGATGTTCTCTTCTGTTATGACTTAAAGCTTCCTGTTGAATTCACTCCAAAAAACGAAG ATGGAGAGGTAGACAGCTTCAGATTAGTTCCAGTGAGTCATGTTGCAAATGTAATTCGAAGGACAGAGTTCTTCAAGCCAAATTGTTCCCTTGTCATTATTGATTTCTTGTTTCGTCATGG GTTTATAAGTCCCGACAATCGAGGTTATTTAAAGCTGCTACAGAGCTTACGCAGTGGTGATTGCTCATAA
- the LOC135639072 gene encoding uncharacterized protein LOC135639072, with product MASSSLLWRLSAGSITRPTALPQPSILFRIHSLPRLPQPRRRTSSTLVAKIRWSPGPQQSKNPKESTQAAAAAAAAPARDEEEEVVEENLPWIQEKALDLVEFTGTVTQAIPGPRVAQSQLPWLLAVPLAWVGLSFVIGFVKAVRKFTSPRAQRKRLVNKNAFLLKSIDELFLRGKDEVNHSALKELMQKTGFSMEEILRKYIRYTLNEKPFNPDMVIDLIHLRNSSLLEDAQVAEILNEVSRRIVKEKGPVVMDLSGFTEKGFKRKLAVQALFGKILYLSELPEFCSRDSSLIVKEIFGVTDEDTDILRMHTLSETDDIESVKKMVDDSSFEEDKDGSSSMD from the exons AtggcttcctcctccctcctctggcGTCTCTCTGCCGGCTCGATAACCCGCCCCACCGCGCTTCCGCAGCCATCGATTCTCTTCCGCATCCACTCTCTCCCTCGTCTTCCTCAACCTCGCAGACGCACATCCTCGACGCTCGTCGCGAAGATAAGGTGGAGCCCCGGCCCTCAGCAATCCAAAAACCCTAAGGAATCGACccaggccgccgccgccgccgccgccgctcctgcgcgggatgaggaggaggaggtggtggaggagaacCTGCCGTGGATCCAGGAGAAGGCGCTCGACCTGGTGGAGTTCACCGGGACTGTGACCCAGGCCATCCCCGGGCCTAGGGTTGCGCAGAGCCAGCTACCGTGGCTTCTCGCGGTGCCTTTGGCGTGGGTTGGCTTGTCTTTCGTGATTGGCTTTGTGAAGGCCGTCAGGAAGTTCACTTCGCCCAGAGCCCAGCGCAAGAGATTG GTCAATAAGAATGCTTTCTTGTTGAAATCGATAGACGAGTTGTTTCTGAGGGGCAAGGATGAAGTAAATCACTCGGCTCTCAAAGAGCTAATGCAGAAG ACAGGTTTCAGCATGGAAGAGATTTTGAGAAAGTACATTCGATATACTTTGAATGAAAAACCTTTCAATCCTGACATGGTTATAGATCTCATACATCTTAGAAATTCATCACTGCTGGAAGATGCTCAAGTTGCAGAAATTTTGAATGAGGTTTCAAGGAGAATTGTTAAAGAGAAAG GCCCGGTGGTAATGGACCTATCTGGTTTCACGGAGAAAGGTTTCAAGCGAAAGCTTGCTGTTCAAGCATTATTTGGGAAAATTCTTTACCTCTCTGAG CTTCCAGAGTTCTGCTCGAGGGACAGTTCGCTTATCGTTAAGGAGATATTTGGGGTTACAGA TGAGGACACGGACATTCTTCGCATGCACACACTGTCTGAAACTGATGATATTGAATCAGTCAAGAAGATGGTTGATGATTCTAGCTTCGAGGAAGACAAAGATGGGTCATCATCTATGGATTAA
- the LOC103984606 gene encoding nudix hydrolase 20, chloroplastic isoform X2 yields MACFRLPTLGIFPLRVSASSRRLARRRIRSLLKPSSCNARRFGSVAASTVQRFDWDDVVRIAEEVQEDDDPSDLRGYFEKVRHCNRGSELKSEFVPFLVEDRIVGYIHNGFLGHLRQFKEVFTVGLHNNDCHDESHVKFHSSLITPEERTRAVGDAIKCLGELIPGTRNELYPVTSSYGMPVFFSLERAAAPYFGIKAYGVHMNGYVEMDGQKFLWIGKRSVFKQTYPGMLDHLVAGGLPYGISCKENLLKECEEEAGIPRSVSNIATSVGAVSYMDIDGCRYKRDVLFCYDLKLPVEFTPKNEDGEVDSFRLVPVSHVANVIRRTEFFKPNCSLVIIDFLFRHGFISPDNRGYLKLLQSLRSGDCS; encoded by the exons ATGGCGTGCTTTCGGCTCCCGACGTTGGGTATCTTCCCCCTCCGCGTCTCCGCCTCCTCTCGGCGCCTCGCCCGTCGAAGAATTCGGTCTCTGCTGAAACCGTCGAGTTGCAATGCGAGGCGTTTCGGCTCGGTGGCGGCTTCTACGGTCCAAAGATTCGATTGGGACGACGTCGTTCGCATCGCCGAGGAGGTCCAGGAAGACGACGACCCTTCTGATCTCCGTGGGTATTTCGAGAAAGTTCGCCACTGCAACCGTGGATCT GAATTGAAATCAGAGTTCGTTCCCTTTCTTGTCGAGGATCGGATTGTTGGTTACATACATAATGG GTTTCTGGGCCACCTAAGACAGTTCAAGGAGGTTTTTACAGTTGGTTTGCACAATAATGATTGTCATGATGAAAGCCATGTTAAATTTCATTCTTCACTTATAACACCAGAGGAGAGAACGAGAGCTGTTGGAGATGCGATCAAATGCTTGGGAGAATTGATTCCAGGTACTCGGAATGAG CTATACCCTGTGACATCATCATATGGGATGCCTGTATTTTTCTCTCTAGAACGTGCCGCTGCTCCTTATTTTGGCATAAAG GCCTATGGTGTTCACATGAATGGATATGTGGAGATGGATGGACAAAAGTTCCTCTGGATTGGGAAGAGAAGTGTTTTTAAGCAAACTTATCCAGGGATGCTTGATCATCTTGTCGCTGGGGGCCTg CCATACGGAATCAGCTGCAAAGAAAACCTTCTGAAGGAATGTGAAGAGGAAGCAGGAATTCCAAGATCTGTGTCCAATAT TGCCACATCCGTTGGTGCTGTATCATACATGGACATTGATGGATGTAGATACAAAAGGGATGTTCTCTTCTGTTATGACTTAAAGCTTCCTGTTGAATTCACTCCAAAAAACGAAG ATGGAGAGGTAGACAGCTTCAGATTAGTTCCAGTGAGTCATGTTGCAAATGTAATTCGAAGGACAGAGTTCTTCAAGCCAAATTGTTCCCTTGTCATTATTGATTTCTTGTTTCGTCATGG GTTTATAAGTCCCGACAATCGAGGTTATTTAAAGCTGCTACAGAGCTTACGCAGTGGTGATTGCTCATAA